In the Pseudomonas sp. ADAK2 genome, one interval contains:
- a CDS encoding alpha/beta hydrolase — MSKDLSDAISLDDVAPDAVALVEAFRTNGGVSFQDSPLTEVRANYLKSCAINGLEKQDVGSIKTLEFPVENGFAALRIYRASGLPSDQKTPLTFFIHGGGWVIGDLDSHDSLCRYLANHTQSTVVAVDYRRAPEYKFPIPLNDCRDALTYVMVHADEWQLDLSTAVIVGDSAGGNMATVLANQRDYRPEGMKFAAQVLFYPVTDLTAGTTSYQNITSGFALTAESMYWFREMYTSPGTDLTDELLSPLLRKDRSIQPSMFIVTVGLDPLADEGIEYAARAARSGTRVIHHHLPKHMHGIFTAAGKIDTGRELLEKAASFINAVQQPIDVR, encoded by the coding sequence ATGAGCAAAGACCTTTCGGATGCCATTTCTCTAGACGATGTCGCTCCTGATGCGGTGGCCCTGGTAGAAGCATTCCGGACCAATGGCGGGGTGTCCTTTCAGGATTCCCCTCTGACGGAGGTGCGGGCCAACTACCTGAAGTCATGCGCGATCAACGGACTGGAAAAGCAGGACGTCGGCTCGATCAAGACGCTGGAGTTCCCGGTCGAAAACGGATTCGCTGCACTGAGAATCTATCGAGCAAGCGGCTTACCCTCAGATCAAAAGACGCCCTTGACGTTCTTTATTCACGGCGGTGGCTGGGTCATTGGCGATCTCGACAGCCATGACAGCCTGTGCCGATATCTGGCCAACCATACCCAATCGACTGTTGTGGCGGTGGACTACAGACGAGCGCCGGAATACAAGTTCCCGATACCTCTCAATGACTGCCGGGATGCGCTGACCTATGTCATGGTCCACGCAGATGAATGGCAGTTGGATCTTTCAACAGCAGTCATCGTGGGAGACAGTGCCGGAGGCAACATGGCCACCGTCCTTGCCAATCAACGTGACTATCGTCCTGAGGGAATGAAGTTCGCTGCCCAGGTGCTGTTCTATCCGGTAACCGACCTCACGGCAGGCACGACGTCCTACCAAAACATCACAAGTGGGTTCGCGCTGACCGCAGAGTCGATGTACTGGTTTCGAGAGATGTATACCTCCCCTGGGACAGACCTCACCGATGAGCTGCTCTCGCCGCTGCTACGTAAAGATCGGAGCATTCAACCGTCGATGTTCATCGTCACGGTCGGGCTCGATCCGCTCGCAGACGAAGGTATCGAATATGCAGCACGGGCAGCCCGGAGCGGTACACGCGTCATCCATCACCATTTGCCGAAGCATATGCACGGAATCTTCACCGCTGCCGGCAAAATCGATACCGGGCGTGAGCTTCTCGAAAAGGCAGCCTCGTTTATAAACGCTGTACAGCAACCCATCGACGTTCGGTAG
- a CDS encoding aspartate aminotransferase family protein, translating into MSAVNWPDPLSKSKELYDRAAEVMPGGITRILPWQDPFPVYAKSGSGAYVTDVDGTRRLDLLNNFASLIHGHAHPAIVSAVQEQVANGTAFTLPTQPEVALAETICGRVEGFEWVRFSNSGSEAVMCAIKAARAITGRSKIVKAEGVYHGSYDYAEVSLDSSPENWGEDPNSIGYSKGTPEGVKNDVVVIPFNDTESAERIIRANKDQIAAIIIDPAPSYFGFVPVSQSFIEMIRRVSTEIGAVFILDEVITFRVNRGGAQTRFNIRPDLTVLAKIIGGGFPVGAVVGSRKFMEVFDHRNGKPLLPWSGTFTANPVTMTAGKIALDLYTQADSDRLDVLGDRLRAGVTEAFAKADFPGQVTGFSSMFMVFGHQRTVLDYRSGYSSKEESKLIAKLQKNLVLEGYHIAKTGKAFLSTAMTESDVDGFIAATERAARQAVSQG; encoded by the coding sequence ATGTCAGCAGTAAATTGGCCGGATCCGCTCAGCAAATCTAAAGAACTCTATGACCGTGCCGCCGAAGTGATGCCGGGGGGTATTACGCGGATTCTTCCTTGGCAAGACCCATTTCCGGTCTATGCCAAGAGTGGTTCTGGGGCCTACGTTACGGATGTCGACGGCACTCGTCGGCTCGATCTCCTCAACAACTTCGCGTCCCTCATTCATGGGCACGCGCATCCTGCCATTGTCTCTGCAGTCCAGGAGCAAGTGGCGAACGGGACGGCGTTTACGTTGCCTACTCAACCCGAAGTTGCCCTGGCCGAGACTATTTGCGGTCGTGTCGAGGGGTTTGAGTGGGTTCGTTTCTCCAACTCGGGCTCCGAAGCCGTCATGTGCGCCATCAAAGCGGCCCGGGCTATCACCGGGCGCTCGAAGATCGTTAAGGCTGAGGGTGTTTATCACGGTTCGTATGATTACGCGGAAGTCAGCCTGGACTCCTCACCTGAGAACTGGGGTGAGGACCCTAACTCCATTGGCTACTCCAAAGGGACACCGGAAGGGGTCAAGAATGATGTTGTTGTCATTCCTTTCAACGACACCGAATCGGCGGAAAGGATCATCCGTGCCAACAAGGATCAGATCGCTGCGATCATCATTGATCCCGCACCTAGCTACTTCGGGTTTGTGCCTGTATCCCAATCCTTCATTGAAATGATCCGGCGGGTGTCCACCGAAATCGGCGCGGTATTCATCCTGGATGAGGTCATCACCTTTCGTGTAAATCGTGGTGGTGCGCAGACACGTTTCAACATCAGGCCTGACCTTACTGTGCTGGCGAAGATCATCGGTGGTGGTTTTCCGGTGGGGGCCGTTGTCGGTTCGCGCAAGTTCATGGAGGTTTTCGATCATCGCAATGGCAAACCGTTGTTGCCCTGGAGCGGTACGTTCACCGCAAACCCGGTCACAATGACGGCGGGCAAGATTGCGTTGGACCTGTACACACAAGCCGACTCTGATCGCCTGGATGTTCTCGGTGATCGGCTGCGTGCGGGTGTTACCGAGGCTTTTGCAAAGGCCGATTTCCCCGGTCAGGTGACTGGTTTCTCTTCGATGTTCATGGTGTTCGGGCATCAGCGCACAGTGCTGGATTACCGTTCCGGGTATTCCAGCAAGGAAGAATCCAAGCTCATTGCGAAGTTGCAGAAGAACTTGGTGCTTGAGGGCTACCACATCGCCAAAACCGGCAAGGCGTTCCTGTCCACGGCGATGACTGAAAGCGATGTTGATGGCTTCATTGCTGCGACAGAACGTGCAGCCAGGCAGGCTGTGTCGCAAGGTTAA